Proteins encoded within one genomic window of Pieris brassicae chromosome 12, ilPieBrab1.1, whole genome shotgun sequence:
- the LOC123717101 gene encoding protein I'm not dead yet-like isoform X2, giving the protein MSLPSESVASINEEITEDRLLEQNNDDEIPITKWDKTKLILSIYWRGLVCLIIPIILLPILLSFPPKKYQWCGYTLVLMAIYWVTECIPLPLTSFFPIIIFPLTGIMTTDECCCCYMNDTIMMFIGSMILAYAVEQSGLHKRLALCAIRAIGYSHYKLLFAMCFITMFISMWITNTAATTLMVPINFAVLKVFEDQNLLSIYDVNKNGENIASDITTCYFCGTTFSATIGGVGTLVGTATNFVFKGLFSKTYPHAPEYLSFPKFSAFAIPYMMLMEGAIYIYLVIVYFGFLRPKSAAAQRAKVPQSGIEAAEKVVNEDYKNLGRITFWEIMVILLFCLAICLFFCRSPQIFPGWGDQVSDYFNLGNKKFVGDSSAAMLVGFLMLLMPSTLELFNNCKAQEHGDLPKNSIPSVLDWKTMNEKMPYSFMFLLGGGFALSEAAKEEHSNLNGKIGEGNKSKSIMVQYRGRLFIVICILSSCWDAGKFGRSKRRYHTDGKND; this is encoded by the exons ATGTCTTTGCCGAGTGAAAGTGTCGCTAGTATCAATGAAGAGATAACAGAAGATCGATTGCTGGAACAAAATAA TGACGATGAGATTCCAATCACTAAATgggataaaacaaaattaattctaaGCATTTATTGGAGAGGACtagtttgtttaattataccGATTATCCTTTTACCAATACTGCTATCCTTTCCACCTAag AAATACCAGTGGTGTGGATATACCCTTGTTTTAATGGCGATATACTGGGTAACTGAATGTATACCATTACCACTGACATCATTTTTTCCGATTATAATCTTCCCTTTAACTGGAATTATGACTACCGATGAATGCTGTTGTTGTTATATGAAC gaTACAATAATGATGTTTATAGGCAGTATGATACTTGCATATGCCGTGGAACAATCGGGACTTCACAAAAGATTGGCTTTATGTGCCATCCGTGCTATTGGTTACTCACATTATAA GTTATTATTTGCGATGTGCTTCATAACGATGTTCATTTCTATGTGGATTACGAATACAGCAGCTACTACTTTAATGGTTCCAATAAACTTTGCCGTATTGAAAGTTTTTGAAGAT CAAAACTTGTTAAGCATTTATGATGTCAATAAAAATGGTGAAAACATTGCATCAGATATTACAACGTGTTATTTCTGCGGTACGACATTTTCAGCAACTATAg GTGGTGTTGGTACTTTAGTAGGCACTGCAACGAACTTCGTTTTTAAAGGACTATTTTCAAA AACATATCCACATGCGCCGGAATATTTATCATTTCCTAAGTTTTCTGCATTCGCAATTCCATACATGATGTTGATGGAAGGtgcaatttatatatacctgGTAATTGTTTACTTTGGATTTTTAAG accAAAAAGTGCTGCAGCACAAAGAGCAAAAGTGCCACAATCCGGAATAGAAGCTGCTGAAAAAGTTGTAAATGaagattataaaaatcttgGAAGGATAACCTTTTGGGAAATC atgGTTATATTACTCTTCTGTCTAGCTATATGCCTATTTTTCTGTCGATCGCCACAAATATTTCCTGGATGGGGTGATCAAGTGTCGGATTATTTCAACTTGGGAAATAAGAAATT cGTCGGGGATTCTTCAGCTGCAATGCTTGTTGGTTTTCTTATGTTATTGATGCCATCTACATTGGAGttattcaataattgtaaagCTCAAG AGCATGGGGATTTACCGAAAAACTCTATACCATCTGTTCTTGATTGGAAAACTATGAATGAGAAAATGCCATACAGTTTCATGTTTCTATTGG GTGGAGGTTTTGCTCTCTCCGAAGCAGCGAAGGAAGAACATTCGAACCTGAATGGAAAAATTG GCGAaggaaataaatcaaaatccaTTATGGTACAATATCGCGGCAGGTTATTCATCGTCATATGCATTTTGTCTTCCTGTTGGGACGCCGGGAAATTTGGTCGTTCAAAGCGTCGCTACCATACCGACGGCAAAAATG ATTAA
- the LOC123717102 gene encoding protein I'm not dead yet-like isoform X3 — translation MLKAPEPDLELTEKLQIFAAVHWRGIVTVGVPIILLPILYMTNPTEPHHYAAYCLCVMACFWVTECIPLAITSFLPVIIFPFAGVLSTGEVCQAYMNDTLIMFIGSMILAYSVEQSGLHKRLAYFAIKLIGYSHVKLLLAVCIVTTFVSMWITNTAATTMMVPINFAILKVFEDQRLLKIYDKTKDGDSVASDITVCYFCAITYSATIGGIGTLVGTATNLAFKGLFVAPQSAVAKKVKITPEGMKAAERSVKEDSAKLGKITFWEIMVIILFGGAMVLFFSRSPQVFKGWGDAIKDYFELEDAKYVRDSALAAFVMFLMFLLPSTLDFFKNFTAKYHEELPKTCVESVLSWPKIVSVMPYSFSFLLGGGFALSEAAKKSGLNEKIGEALSNLKSLPNVLILLIIIIVVIFFTNFASNVAIVNVFAPIFMQLAKQIDQNPLWYCVTAGFTASYCFLLPVGTPGNLVVQSAAKIETGKMIKAGLVPTIATIIITWLASYLYAPVIWPDIKSLPDWAK, via the exons CCTCACCATTATGCTGCGTATTGTCTATGTGTCATGGCGTGCTTTTGGGTGACAGAATGTATACCACTCGCAATCACATCCTTCCTGCCAGTTATCATATTTCCCTTCGCGGGGGTGTTAAGTACAGGAGAAGTTTGTCAAGCGTATATGAAT gATACCCTCATAATGTTTATTGGAAGTATGATACTTGCATACTCCGTGGAGCAGTCAGGCCTTCACAAGCGGCTTGCATACTTTGCAATAAAGCTCATCGGATATTCACACGTAAA GCTTCTACTCGCCGTGTGCATCGTTACTACTTTTGTGTCAATGTGGATTACAAACACTGCTGCTACCACTATGATGGTGCCGATCAACTTTGCCATTCTGAAAGTGTTTGAAGAC cAAAGGCTCCTGAAGATATATGACAAGACGAAAGATGGCGATAGTGTAGCAAGTGACATAACAGTCTGTTACTTTTGCGCTATTACCTATTCAGCTACAATAG GTGGAATCGGAACATTAGTCGGTACTGCAACGAATTTAGCTTTTAAAGGACTCTTCGTAGC GCCGCAAAGTGCTGTtgcaaaaaaagttaaaatcacTCCTGAGGGAATGAAAGCAGCCGAAAGATCTGTGAAAGAAGACTCGGCAAAGTTGGGGAAAATTACATTCTGGGAAATc ATggtgattatattatttggtgGAGCAATGGTCTTGTTCTTTTCCCGTTCTCCACAAGTTTTTAAGGGATGGGGTGATGCTATTAAGGATTACTTTGAACTAGAGGATGCTAAATA CGTTCGTGATTCAGCATTAGCGGCATTTGTGATGTTTCTGATGTTCTTATTACCATCTACATtagatttctttaaaaactttacCGCTAAGT ATCACGAAGAACTTCCAAAAACATGTGTGGAGTCAGTATTAAGTTGGCCTAAGATTGTCAGCGTCATGCCGTACAGCTTTTCGTTTTTACTGG GAGGAGGCTTTGCTTTATCTGAAGCAGCCAAGAAATCCGGTTTAAACGAAAAAATCGGGGAAGCGCTATCGAATCTAAAATCACTTCcgaatgttttaatattactcaTTATTATCATAGTTGTTATATTCTTCACAAATTTTGCGTCCAATGTTGCTATCGTGAATGTGTTTGCGCCAATTTTTATGCAATTG GCGAAACAAATCGACCAAAACCCGCTTTGGTACTGTGTAACAGCGGGATTCACTGCGTCGTACTGTTTTCTGCTCCCCGTGGGGACTCCTGGCAATCTCGTTGTTCAAAGCGCTGCCAAAATTGAAACTGGAAAAAtg ATAAAAGCCGGATTGGTACCAACAATCGCTACGATCATCATAACGTGGTTGGCTTCTTATTTGTATGCACCTGTCATATGGCCTGACATCAAGTCGCTGCCGGATTGggcaaaataa
- the LOC123717101 gene encoding protein I'm not dead yet-like isoform X1 gives MSLPSESVASINEEITEDRLLEQNNDDEIPITKWDKTKLILSIYWRGLVCLIIPIILLPILLSFPPKKYQWCGYTLVLMAIYWVTECIPLPLTSFFPIIIFPLTGIMTTDECCCCYMNDTIMMFIGSMILAYAVEQSGLHKRLALCAIRAIGYSHYKLLFAMCFITMFISMWITNTAATTLMVPINFAVLKVFEDQNLLSIYDVNKNGENIASDITTCYFCGTTFSATIGGVGTLVGTATNFVFKGLFSKTYPHAPEYLSFPKFSAFAIPYMMLMEGAIYIYLVIVYFGFLRPKSAAAQRAKVPQSGIEAAEKVVNEDYKNLGRITFWEIMVILLFCLAICLFFCRSPQIFPGWGDQVSDYFNLGNKKFVGDSSAAMLVGFLMLLMPSTLELFNNCKAQEHGDLPKNSIPSVLDWKTMNEKMPYSFMFLLGGGFALSEAAKEEHSNLNGKIGAVLQHFRYLNNGTILLFIIIFTVFITNFASNVAVCNVIAPIVMQLAKEINQNPLWYNIAAGYSSSYAFCLPVGTPGNLVVQSVATIPTAKMIKAGIGPTITTIIITWFSINLWAPVVWPDLHTLPDWINNTKTY, from the exons ATGTCTTTGCCGAGTGAAAGTGTCGCTAGTATCAATGAAGAGATAACAGAAGATCGATTGCTGGAACAAAATAA TGACGATGAGATTCCAATCACTAAATgggataaaacaaaattaattctaaGCATTTATTGGAGAGGACtagtttgtttaattataccGATTATCCTTTTACCAATACTGCTATCCTTTCCACCTAag AAATACCAGTGGTGTGGATATACCCTTGTTTTAATGGCGATATACTGGGTAACTGAATGTATACCATTACCACTGACATCATTTTTTCCGATTATAATCTTCCCTTTAACTGGAATTATGACTACCGATGAATGCTGTTGTTGTTATATGAAC gaTACAATAATGATGTTTATAGGCAGTATGATACTTGCATATGCCGTGGAACAATCGGGACTTCACAAAAGATTGGCTTTATGTGCCATCCGTGCTATTGGTTACTCACATTATAA GTTATTATTTGCGATGTGCTTCATAACGATGTTCATTTCTATGTGGATTACGAATACAGCAGCTACTACTTTAATGGTTCCAATAAACTTTGCCGTATTGAAAGTTTTTGAAGAT CAAAACTTGTTAAGCATTTATGATGTCAATAAAAATGGTGAAAACATTGCATCAGATATTACAACGTGTTATTTCTGCGGTACGACATTTTCAGCAACTATAg GTGGTGTTGGTACTTTAGTAGGCACTGCAACGAACTTCGTTTTTAAAGGACTATTTTCAAA AACATATCCACATGCGCCGGAATATTTATCATTTCCTAAGTTTTCTGCATTCGCAATTCCATACATGATGTTGATGGAAGGtgcaatttatatatacctgGTAATTGTTTACTTTGGATTTTTAAG accAAAAAGTGCTGCAGCACAAAGAGCAAAAGTGCCACAATCCGGAATAGAAGCTGCTGAAAAAGTTGTAAATGaagattataaaaatcttgGAAGGATAACCTTTTGGGAAATC atgGTTATATTACTCTTCTGTCTAGCTATATGCCTATTTTTCTGTCGATCGCCACAAATATTTCCTGGATGGGGTGATCAAGTGTCGGATTATTTCAACTTGGGAAATAAGAAATT cGTCGGGGATTCTTCAGCTGCAATGCTTGTTGGTTTTCTTATGTTATTGATGCCATCTACATTGGAGttattcaataattgtaaagCTCAAG AGCATGGGGATTTACCGAAAAACTCTATACCATCTGTTCTTGATTGGAAAACTATGAATGAGAAAATGCCATACAGTTTCATGTTTCTATTGG GTGGAGGTTTTGCTCTCTCCGAAGCAGCGAAGGAAGAACATTCGAACCTGAATGGAAAAATTGGTGCCGTATTACAACATTTCCGATATTTGAACAATGGAACTAttctcttatttattattatttttacggtTTTTATAACGAACTTTGCATCAAATGTAGCTGTGTGTAACGTTATTGCGCCAATCGTTATGCAgttg GCGAaggaaataaatcaaaatccaTTATGGTACAATATCGCGGCAGGTTATTCATCGTCATATGCATTTTGTCTTCCTGTTGGGACGCCGGGAAATTTGGTCGTTCAAAGCGTCGCTACCATACCGACGGCAAAAATG ATTAAGGCAGGTATAGGACCAACTATAACGACGATTATAATCACATGGTTCAGCATTAACTTGTGGGCTCCAGTGGTATGGCCTGATCTCCACACCCTACCTGACTGgataaataacacaaaaacgtattaa
- the LOC123717102 gene encoding protein I'm not dead yet-like isoform X2 codes for MTNPTEPHHYAAYCLCVMACFWVTECIPLAITSFLPVIIFPFAGVLSTGEVCQAYMNDTLIMFIGSMILAYSVEQSGLHKRLAYFAIKLIGYSHVKLLLAVCIVTTFVSMWITNTAATTMMVPINFAILKVFEDQRLLKIYDKTKDGDSVASDITVCYFCAITYSATIGGIGTLVGTATNLAFKGLFVATYPAAPEYLSFPLFSAFAVPMMILLETATFLSMSFQFLGLFRPQSAVAKKVKITPEGMKAAERSVKEDSAKLGKITFWEIMVIILFGGAMVLFFSRSPQVFKGWGDAIKDYFELEDAKYVRDSALAAFVMFLMFLLPSTLDFFKNFTAKYHEELPKTCVESVLSWPKIVSVMPYSFSFLLGGGFALSEAAKKSGLNEKIGEALSNLKSLPNVLILLIIIIVVIFFTNFASNVAIVNVFAPIFMQLAKQIDQNPLWYCVTAGFTASYCFLLPVGTPGNLVVQSAAKIETGKMIKAGLVPTIATIIITWLASYLYAPVIWPDIKSLPDWAK; via the exons CCTCACCATTATGCTGCGTATTGTCTATGTGTCATGGCGTGCTTTTGGGTGACAGAATGTATACCACTCGCAATCACATCCTTCCTGCCAGTTATCATATTTCCCTTCGCGGGGGTGTTAAGTACAGGAGAAGTTTGTCAAGCGTATATGAAT gATACCCTCATAATGTTTATTGGAAGTATGATACTTGCATACTCCGTGGAGCAGTCAGGCCTTCACAAGCGGCTTGCATACTTTGCAATAAAGCTCATCGGATATTCACACGTAAA GCTTCTACTCGCCGTGTGCATCGTTACTACTTTTGTGTCAATGTGGATTACAAACACTGCTGCTACCACTATGATGGTGCCGATCAACTTTGCCATTCTGAAAGTGTTTGAAGAC cAAAGGCTCCTGAAGATATATGACAAGACGAAAGATGGCGATAGTGTAGCAAGTGACATAACAGTCTGTTACTTTTGCGCTATTACCTATTCAGCTACAATAG GTGGAATCGGAACATTAGTCGGTACTGCAACGAATTTAGCTTTTAAAGGACTCTTCGTAGC GACCTATCCAGCAGCACCTGAGTATTTGTCGTTTCCATTGTTTTCTGCTTTCGCTGTTCCAATGATGATACTTTTAGAAACTGCTACTTTTCTATCCATGTCTTTTCAATTTTTAGGACTATTCAG GCCGCAAAGTGCTGTtgcaaaaaaagttaaaatcacTCCTGAGGGAATGAAAGCAGCCGAAAGATCTGTGAAAGAAGACTCGGCAAAGTTGGGGAAAATTACATTCTGGGAAATc ATggtgattatattatttggtgGAGCAATGGTCTTGTTCTTTTCCCGTTCTCCACAAGTTTTTAAGGGATGGGGTGATGCTATTAAGGATTACTTTGAACTAGAGGATGCTAAATA CGTTCGTGATTCAGCATTAGCGGCATTTGTGATGTTTCTGATGTTCTTATTACCATCTACATtagatttctttaaaaactttacCGCTAAGT ATCACGAAGAACTTCCAAAAACATGTGTGGAGTCAGTATTAAGTTGGCCTAAGATTGTCAGCGTCATGCCGTACAGCTTTTCGTTTTTACTGG GAGGAGGCTTTGCTTTATCTGAAGCAGCCAAGAAATCCGGTTTAAACGAAAAAATCGGGGAAGCGCTATCGAATCTAAAATCACTTCcgaatgttttaatattactcaTTATTATCATAGTTGTTATATTCTTCACAAATTTTGCGTCCAATGTTGCTATCGTGAATGTGTTTGCGCCAATTTTTATGCAATTG GCGAAACAAATCGACCAAAACCCGCTTTGGTACTGTGTAACAGCGGGATTCACTGCGTCGTACTGTTTTCTGCTCCCCGTGGGGACTCCTGGCAATCTCGTTGTTCAAAGCGCTGCCAAAATTGAAACTGGAAAAAtg ATAAAAGCCGGATTGGTACCAACAATCGCTACGATCATCATAACGTGGTTGGCTTCTTATTTGTATGCACCTGTCATATGGCCTGACATCAAGTCGCTGCCGGATTGggcaaaataa
- the LOC123717102 gene encoding protein I'm not dead yet-like isoform X1, which translates to MLKAPEPDLELTEKLQIFAAVHWRGIVTVGVPIILLPILYMTNPTEPHHYAAYCLCVMACFWVTECIPLAITSFLPVIIFPFAGVLSTGEVCQAYMNDTLIMFIGSMILAYSVEQSGLHKRLAYFAIKLIGYSHVKLLLAVCIVTTFVSMWITNTAATTMMVPINFAILKVFEDQRLLKIYDKTKDGDSVASDITVCYFCAITYSATIGGIGTLVGTATNLAFKGLFVATYPAAPEYLSFPLFSAFAVPMMILLETATFLSMSFQFLGLFRPQSAVAKKVKITPEGMKAAERSVKEDSAKLGKITFWEIMVIILFGGAMVLFFSRSPQVFKGWGDAIKDYFELEDAKYVRDSALAAFVMFLMFLLPSTLDFFKNFTAKYHEELPKTCVESVLSWPKIVSVMPYSFSFLLGGGFALSEAAKKSGLNEKIGEALSNLKSLPNVLILLIIIIVVIFFTNFASNVAIVNVFAPIFMQLAKQIDQNPLWYCVTAGFTASYCFLLPVGTPGNLVVQSAAKIETGKMIKAGLVPTIATIIITWLASYLYAPVIWPDIKSLPDWAK; encoded by the exons CCTCACCATTATGCTGCGTATTGTCTATGTGTCATGGCGTGCTTTTGGGTGACAGAATGTATACCACTCGCAATCACATCCTTCCTGCCAGTTATCATATTTCCCTTCGCGGGGGTGTTAAGTACAGGAGAAGTTTGTCAAGCGTATATGAAT gATACCCTCATAATGTTTATTGGAAGTATGATACTTGCATACTCCGTGGAGCAGTCAGGCCTTCACAAGCGGCTTGCATACTTTGCAATAAAGCTCATCGGATATTCACACGTAAA GCTTCTACTCGCCGTGTGCATCGTTACTACTTTTGTGTCAATGTGGATTACAAACACTGCTGCTACCACTATGATGGTGCCGATCAACTTTGCCATTCTGAAAGTGTTTGAAGAC cAAAGGCTCCTGAAGATATATGACAAGACGAAAGATGGCGATAGTGTAGCAAGTGACATAACAGTCTGTTACTTTTGCGCTATTACCTATTCAGCTACAATAG GTGGAATCGGAACATTAGTCGGTACTGCAACGAATTTAGCTTTTAAAGGACTCTTCGTAGC GACCTATCCAGCAGCACCTGAGTATTTGTCGTTTCCATTGTTTTCTGCTTTCGCTGTTCCAATGATGATACTTTTAGAAACTGCTACTTTTCTATCCATGTCTTTTCAATTTTTAGGACTATTCAG GCCGCAAAGTGCTGTtgcaaaaaaagttaaaatcacTCCTGAGGGAATGAAAGCAGCCGAAAGATCTGTGAAAGAAGACTCGGCAAAGTTGGGGAAAATTACATTCTGGGAAATc ATggtgattatattatttggtgGAGCAATGGTCTTGTTCTTTTCCCGTTCTCCACAAGTTTTTAAGGGATGGGGTGATGCTATTAAGGATTACTTTGAACTAGAGGATGCTAAATA CGTTCGTGATTCAGCATTAGCGGCATTTGTGATGTTTCTGATGTTCTTATTACCATCTACATtagatttctttaaaaactttacCGCTAAGT ATCACGAAGAACTTCCAAAAACATGTGTGGAGTCAGTATTAAGTTGGCCTAAGATTGTCAGCGTCATGCCGTACAGCTTTTCGTTTTTACTGG GAGGAGGCTTTGCTTTATCTGAAGCAGCCAAGAAATCCGGTTTAAACGAAAAAATCGGGGAAGCGCTATCGAATCTAAAATCACTTCcgaatgttttaatattactcaTTATTATCATAGTTGTTATATTCTTCACAAATTTTGCGTCCAATGTTGCTATCGTGAATGTGTTTGCGCCAATTTTTATGCAATTG GCGAAACAAATCGACCAAAACCCGCTTTGGTACTGTGTAACAGCGGGATTCACTGCGTCGTACTGTTTTCTGCTCCCCGTGGGGACTCCTGGCAATCTCGTTGTTCAAAGCGCTGCCAAAATTGAAACTGGAAAAAtg ATAAAAGCCGGATTGGTACCAACAATCGCTACGATCATCATAACGTGGTTGGCTTCTTATTTGTATGCACCTGTCATATGGCCTGACATCAAGTCGCTGCCGGATTGggcaaaataa
- the LOC123717102 gene encoding protein I'm not dead yet-like isoform X4, whose amino-acid sequence MLKAPEPDLELTEKLQIFAAVHWRGIVTVGVPIILLPILYMTNPTEPHHYAAYCLCVMACFWVTECIPLAITSFLPVIIFPFAGVLSTGEVCQAYMNDTLIMFIGSMILAYSVEQSGLHKRLAYFAIKLIGYSHVKLLLAVCIVTTFVSMWITNTAATTMMVPINFAILKVFEDQRLLKIYDKTKDGDSVASDITVCYFCAITYSATIGGIGTLVGTATNLAFKGLFVATYPAAPEYLSFPLFSAFAVPMMILLETATFLSMSFQFLGLFRPQSAVAKKVKITPEGMKAAERSVKEDSAKLGKITFWEIMVIILFGGAMVLFFSRSPQVFKGWGDAIKDYFELEDAKYVRDSALAAFVMFLMFLLPSTLDFFKNFTAKYHEELPKTCVESVLSWPKIVSVMPYSFSFLLGETNRPKPALVLCNSGIHCVVLFSAPRGDSWQSRCSKRCQN is encoded by the exons CCTCACCATTATGCTGCGTATTGTCTATGTGTCATGGCGTGCTTTTGGGTGACAGAATGTATACCACTCGCAATCACATCCTTCCTGCCAGTTATCATATTTCCCTTCGCGGGGGTGTTAAGTACAGGAGAAGTTTGTCAAGCGTATATGAAT gATACCCTCATAATGTTTATTGGAAGTATGATACTTGCATACTCCGTGGAGCAGTCAGGCCTTCACAAGCGGCTTGCATACTTTGCAATAAAGCTCATCGGATATTCACACGTAAA GCTTCTACTCGCCGTGTGCATCGTTACTACTTTTGTGTCAATGTGGATTACAAACACTGCTGCTACCACTATGATGGTGCCGATCAACTTTGCCATTCTGAAAGTGTTTGAAGAC cAAAGGCTCCTGAAGATATATGACAAGACGAAAGATGGCGATAGTGTAGCAAGTGACATAACAGTCTGTTACTTTTGCGCTATTACCTATTCAGCTACAATAG GTGGAATCGGAACATTAGTCGGTACTGCAACGAATTTAGCTTTTAAAGGACTCTTCGTAGC GACCTATCCAGCAGCACCTGAGTATTTGTCGTTTCCATTGTTTTCTGCTTTCGCTGTTCCAATGATGATACTTTTAGAAACTGCTACTTTTCTATCCATGTCTTTTCAATTTTTAGGACTATTCAG GCCGCAAAGTGCTGTtgcaaaaaaagttaaaatcacTCCTGAGGGAATGAAAGCAGCCGAAAGATCTGTGAAAGAAGACTCGGCAAAGTTGGGGAAAATTACATTCTGGGAAATc ATggtgattatattatttggtgGAGCAATGGTCTTGTTCTTTTCCCGTTCTCCACAAGTTTTTAAGGGATGGGGTGATGCTATTAAGGATTACTTTGAACTAGAGGATGCTAAATA CGTTCGTGATTCAGCATTAGCGGCATTTGTGATGTTTCTGATGTTCTTATTACCATCTACATtagatttctttaaaaactttacCGCTAAGT ATCACGAAGAACTTCCAAAAACATGTGTGGAGTCAGTATTAAGTTGGCCTAAGATTGTCAGCGTCATGCCGTACAGCTTTTCGTTTTTACTGG GCGAAACAAATCGACCAAAACCCGCTTTGGTACTGTGTAACAGCGGGATTCACTGCGTCGTACTGTTTTCTGCTCCCCGTGGGGACTCCTGGCAATCTCGTTGTTCAAAGCGCTGCCAAAATTGA